The window acttctggctccgccatgatcagacacgccccccccccctcgctccccacactcacactcagacacacccacacagagcgcatgtctctctctcttctccggcttgtgacacaagaagaatcagaacgcagcgctctgataaaacacactttatactacataaaaagtaacgtaaaataacgcagtaacgcatcatgtagtaacggtaactgagttactgaatataaaaaaataacgcgttagattactagttaccgccgaaactaacggcgttacagtaacgcgttactttgtaacgcgttagtcccaacactgctgataaCATAtagcagttatatatatatatatatatatatatagcagtagCCAGACGGCCATAACAGAACTTGACATAATTTACATATACGGTCTGAGCAGTGCATTGACTGTTTAAATGATGTCACATCTGATCTTTACACTTTTGTTCAAGAGATCTCAGTTTAAAAGTCATGTTGCTATTTTGGCTTAATACCTGACCTTTGGCCTTCACGTGCAGGCGACTGTTCCTACTGGCTGAGCCGGCCTGTCCATCACAGATTGAAGGCCTCTTACAGGTGGACCGTGGAGAGGGTTTGTCCATCATGTGATGCCTGCTGCCACGCTGCTATAAAAAGAGCAAAGAATGTCGACCTGGCCTCACTTTGGGCTGCCAGAGTGTGTGCACAACTTACAAGGACCGAGGGCACTGTGTTAGCTGAGCATGGCCGCTGTTCATCGTCTGGTTATTGTTCGCCATGGGGAGAGCTCCTGGAACCAGGAGAACCGCTTTTGCGGCTGGTTTGACGCAGACCTCAGTGAGAAGGGTATGGAGGAGGCCAAGCGGGGAGCTCAGGCCATCAAGGAGGCTGGCATGAAGTTTGACATCTGCTACACCTCCGTGCTTAAACGTGCCATCAAGACCTTGTGGACCATCATGGAAGGTACGGACCAGATGTGGCTGCCCGTAATCCGTACTTGGCGCCTCAATGAGCGTCACTACGGGGGCCTCACCGGTCTCAACAAGGCCGAGACAGCCGCCAAGCACGGTGAGGAGCAGGTGAAGATCTGGCGTCGCTCCTTCGACATCCCACCACCATCCATGGACAAGGACCACCCCTATCACTCCATCATCAGTGAGGTGAGCCAACAAAAAATCAAACTTCAATGAAATGCTGACTGAACTGCACAACCTACAGTCCAGACGCTATAAGAACCTGAAGGCTGGTGAGCTGCCTACATGCGAATCCCTGAAGGACACCATTGCTCGCGCCCTGCCTTTCTGGAACGACGTCATCGCTCCTGAAATCAAAGCCGGAAAGAACGTTATCATCGCAGCCCACGGCAACAGTCTCCGCGGTATCGTCAAACACTTAGAAGGTGAGTAAgctaaagaaaaacatttatgtCAGAGCTGGGAAGCACACAGAAAGGTTGCAAATATAATTTGCAGTTTAGCCGAGTAAAGacttaagacacacacacacacggtttctATTAATAGCAGCTGTGGGCTCAGGGACAAGGGAGACGGTCATGAGTCTGGTTCTCGTTACAGTCACGACCTTTATGTAGGAAGGTTTCAAGGAGTGGACAGACATACACAGGCAGAAGGCCAAATGTCACTTGAATTGTCAAAAATAGGAAGACATAATGTTGTCTTTTGTCCTTCAAGGTACAATTTGTGTATATTAAATATACCCCGTGCAGGTAAATACGGTGTTGGACTTCGAAGTTACTCTTTTCAGCTTTTAGGGTGTCAAATTTCAAAACAAAGTGCCAATTAACAGAATGAATGGGACTAAAGACTGTGCATATTCAACAATCATGTTTTAGTTAATTATTGTTGGCAaattaaaaagtcaaaatcattcTTGTCAACTTTGCTAAATTCCACAGCTTGTGTTTTAGTAAAATTTCCACAAAAAGATGAGCAGTTTGGCTcccatgttgtaaaaaaaacaaaaaaaacatataaagtcAAAATACATGATAGTAGGTTCGACGCTGCAggtaaaggtgctgtttgcaaattTCTcagagtaacatttttcaaagcaaaaaagaaCACCACCGGTTAGCGTATGCTACCatgagtggtttaacagaacacatttgtttgacaattgtctatatttttcacaattactaagtttatgtaataaaacatttttaccgtCCCGAATGAAATGATcggtgtttacggcggtcactcattCTGTGTCAacacatacaaaaacagtccaagagaagcaaaaaACAATTTGTAGTTATTTTGTCATGATTGAATATTAATTTAATGATAGCTAACGCTAACTAtctaaattgctattattagctaacaacacataAAGCTAATGCGTGTCCATGCGTTACAAACGTGCGTAATTACGTAGGAGATACCGTGGGAGGGCGGGATATGCTGtgcaaaatacattggaaagttagcacccTCTGGGCATCTGtgcaaatgttgcaaacagccctatTAAGTGTGCAAATGGTGACCACAAAAGTTTTCTGAGGATTTCACAGCAATAATGTATTTAtggcaaatttgttttttttccgttGTTTtgctttgtagctgtatgtagaaatggcgccgTTGAAGTgtaagctggttgcatcagctctgtgctcttttaatgtattttatgtcctttgtttgtttgatatttctttgtttttattgtgttaccttattttttatggattttttgtatctgcactgcaaccatataatttccccattgtgggatgaataaagtgtaTCCTATCCCTAATCACAATTTACTGTAACTTTACAACAAATGACCAAACAATTACGATATCGCTTTATTTCACAGCAATTAACTGTTACTTCCCAATTAAAATACTGTAATTAAAATCATTTGTAATATCACAACTACTGTAAATTAAAACTGATTTGTTTCTCAGACATTGCACACTCTTGTAAATATAAGTATGCTGTTAAACAGAGCGTAACTAACTAAAACAATAGAATTAACCGTTTCGCAGCCTTGAAGTTACAGTAAATTGCTGTAAAGATATAATTTCACAGTAAATTACAGTAAATGTTACTGAGAAAGTGTTGCAATTATTAGACTGTGAATTCACAATGACATTTTACAGTGTAGTCATCATAGCACCAATGCTTTTTGCGCTTGACGCTTATGAGCAGAGCCAGTGCAAAATGCACAACTTCTTGGGTTTGAGCATGTTGCTACATACCCCTTATAGGCTCTAAAATATCTAAGTTTTCTGCAGGAGATCATGACAGGAAAATGGGACATTTTGGGACAATATTGTATGTTTTATTTCACGTGTTCCTTTAAAAATCGAAGAAAATTAGTCAaatcttttattttgtatttttattctatCACTCACTGTGTTTTCTCAGGCATGTCCGATGCCGCCATCATGGAGCTAAACCTGCCCACTGGAATCCCCATTGTGTACGAGCTGGACGCCAACCTGAAGCCTGTGAAGCCAATGTCCTTCCTGGGTGATGAGGAGACCGTGAAGAAGGCCATGGAGGCTGTGGCTGCCCAGGGCAAAGTGAAGAAGTAAGGTCTGGCAGATGAGAGACTGTGTCCTTACCTCCCATGCATCCGTCTTTGTCGTCCATTCCAACAGGGGGGGTCACTTTTTAATGGTTAGCCTTGTTTGCTCCACCTGTCAGTTGGAGCAAACAGTCAGTCTAAAAATAACTGCACATCCTTCAGTTGTTTTAAGTTGTGTTCAAGCCCAccaccgtagcacaaacaataaagaaaccaTGTTTTTATGTGTCTGGTTCCTTGCAGTCAGGTTCTTTAAAAGTGTATGCCTCATTGCTCGCTTCATTCATTCTCTATTTAGAAATGTGTGGTTTCAGCATAGTGCAAAAGGTGCTGTGAAATCTTATCCAGAGTGTGGCAATGAGGAAGAGGAGTCAGTGGGTTCAGGATGGCAGCGTTCCCATAATGCAGTGACAAAACCGTCTGCAGAGATGAATTTTAAATGATCTCACTGCTTATATTCAAGTAGGAAAAGTACTAAATCCAGAAGTCTATGTATATTTCATACAAATGACCATTTTCCAATTACAATGAAGCGTCACCAGTAAGTAGTTTTAGGGCAATTTCACACTGGCCAGGAGAAATTCTCAtgatgaaaagaaaaaaatcttACAATTTTGTTTTAACTGGTGACACAGGAAAATAAAACTGAAAGTTGGATTTGATGGGCAGTGTTAGTTTATTGGAAGAAGTGAACTACATATTGCAATAAAATGGCAGCAGGGAACCATGTGGTGAACACACCAGTCACCAGTGTGTGTAGTGGCTTTGCATTGCATCACCACCAGTCAGTAAGTGGTAAAACAAGACATTATTTCGTCCAAGAATGTAATGTGTTTCATTGTGTGTaattgtaaaaacaaacaaaaaaactacttCGAACCAAAaacgaaataaataaataaaagtttttagGAGGAAATTGTTTAGATTCTCACATTTATCTAAATCTGCACTCTTCAagtttttatatgtatttgtttCATTATTTGTTTTAGACTGCCATATTTTTAAACAGAGCTTTCAAGTTCCTTCACCATACTTGATCCTGGTCACACTTGCTTGAGTCCTTATGAAatcccttcatccatccatcattttcAGCCTCTTGTCCTTCTCTTGggtgcgggggtggctggagcctatcccagctgcattcgggcagaaggcggtgtatacCCTGAACAAGTTtccacctcgtcgcagggccaacacagatagacaacattcacacaccagggccaatttagtgttgccaatcaacctatccccaggtgcatgtctttggaggtggaaggaaccTTATCAAATCCATTTTTGAAATGTAAATTAAACACCACAAGCTTGGCCATATGCTTAGTGCAGTCAAAGTTCAGAGAGCATCAGTGTTTCGGTCTTTATTGTCCAGGTGTGATGTTGATGGACCTGTGGTTGCTTTGGCAGATGTTTGTCTCCTAAAGGACTTCAAGAAGCTGGGCAGAGACACTATCTTGGTTGGATTCTTCTTGTAAATCACTGCTTTGTGGGCCTGTGCTTTGGACACCTCCACATAGTCTGCAGCGCGAGCCACGTTCTTTTCTATGCTGTTCACCAGCTCCCCCTGGTGGAAAGAAGTAAAATATCAGGCTGGTCTTTCAATAAAAGTAATGCTGTGTAGTAATATGAATTCAGTAGATCTTCACCTGTTTCCGGTATGGCATTTGCTCTGCCATGCATTTGCTCATTCTTTGCTTTGCTTTAAAtggtaaattattacttttttaatggtaAGTTAAATAAAAAGTGGtttgatggcgctatctgcaGGAGAAATATGAGTGTTGTAGCTGTATATGAAAGAAATGGTGCTGTCTCAAGTCAATTCACAAATTTTTTTAGCAGGAAAATACTTTGACAAGACGTGATGTATTGcatatgcatgttttttttatactaaatatatgtttaaaaaacttcTGTGTAAAACTACATttcatttttgtctttttaaatGTACGTGCACCCCGGgaggaacaagtggtagaaaatggatggatgaatggatggataaatgtgcgTGCTttagtcagttttttttttattttcttgggAGTGTAACTCCCGTGAATAGCAAAGTTCTACTGCACCACTGCATGAGGTGTCCCAAGATAACTTGTTCACTTCTGATACGATATctgaacaaaatatacatttattattttgtagtgtgtaaTAATAGAACAAAATTGATCCATTGAAATTACTCAGACAACAATGGTAAGAAAACGCTGACCTATTTATTATTGTCTGGAATGAACTTGTGGTGTCTTTAGGTTGAAGTGGagtagtaattgttttttaagGGACACTTAGCatccacaataattcatgaagttaagctcattACGCAGTAATTTAAATGATCCGGACAGGTTTtttttactggatactttctaataggcttctgccttggagactttgtatcggtAAGTAGTGTGCAATTGGAATTTAATACTAGTTTATATAGACAAATGTGTTtaaaactgcaatattgttcaattagagACACTTAAGAATGTCTAGCTTTTATGCTattttgtgcttagctgttgtgtagctgctagcttctaGAAGCCAAtgccctaccatgtttaccttttgtaaattacttcacATAAGTACAAGTGAGTACAAACATTGTGTGCTTATTGAAGGACATTTGGATTTTAAGTGGCTGTCCAGCTATGCAAGAATAAAcacagtgcaggactgcttgcatctgaGATTTTGATTGCAAGATAGATACCAATCTGATACCAATATTGGTTCGGGACACCCATACTGCCTATACATTTCAGCTCTTGACGTACTTAGTTCCTGAGCATGCAAATGTTAAGTGTAGTGCTTTCCCAAATTGACTATAGTGCATCATTCTTTAGGCACAATTAATTTATTCAGAATGCAAGCATTATTTCCTTTCACGAATCAAATTAAGGTGCAGTAGCACACTTTCACCGCTTGATGACGACACTGCAAATACAAAACCAACTGGGGACATATGAGCCATACTTCTGTGTGAATGCACTTATGTACTTAAACTACTAAGTGTATGTACGAAACTGTGCGGATTGTGACAATCAATCGGAATCCTTCTCACCTGAATCTCCAGCAGCAGGGCCGTGTCAGACAAGATCTCGTGCAGCTCTCTGATGCTTGCCTCCAGGCGCACAATGTCCTCATGACGAGACTCTATCTCGCTCAGAGCCTCGCTCGACATACGAGCTTGCAAGCTGATCTGTGGGAAAGATAAGGCATCATTGTGCAACTTTTAGATGGTAACAAACCAAGCCAATAAAAGTCAGGTAGAATTTCTGAAAAGTTCTTAGCTAGGTTAGGTGGAGAACCGTACAACTCACATCTGATATGAAAACGGTCACATTGTCACAGTTGAGCATTTCCTCCAtctcttcatctgtggtcaccttgtCCACTGAAAACGAGACAAAACATTAAATAACTAGATGTCTAACATAGGTAGTAATATTTGCTCTGTCACAGAAAACATGTGTTGCACACATATTGAGCAGcaacattttttgtgtttgtacAGTGGAACTGAATGTTGAATGTAGTACAAATCAGTCGTTGTCAAAGTAAAGGCAGAGCTTCACAGTAAACAATAGTTAACGTTAACATGTTAGACCATGACATGTGAAAGTGCATCTGCCAGACTGCCATGCAAACCAAAATCCCATACCAAATTTGCActtttgtgttttattgtttctTGCGCTGTATACCAACATTGGGTTTACAATTAGGGGTGTAACTTTTGATCGATACATCCATGGATGGATTTATAGTCCTAAATTTTAAGTATATCAATCTGTGCTCAGCAAGTTTGCCTTCCAAGCGATAGATATCGATCCAAAATCATTTTAAAACGGGAATcaatcgattttatcgatactataaaaagaaaacattggtgttaagaatggcagactttatatgaagtttagcacttgcAATAATAATGATTTAAACGTTAAGTCTATATTCCCATCTGTGGCGTCACAAACAAAAAGGGCAGATATCTATGGTGGTTGAGAAAAGTCATAACAAACGCAAACGACACAAGACAGTAGTGTAG of the Nerophis lumbriciformis linkage group LG32, RoL_Nlum_v2.1, whole genome shotgun sequence genome contains:
- the pgam2 gene encoding phosphoglycerate mutase 2, whose protein sequence is MAAVHRLVIVRHGESSWNQENRFCGWFDADLSEKGMEEAKRGAQAIKEAGMKFDICYTSVLKRAIKTLWTIMEGTDQMWLPVIRTWRLNERHYGGLTGLNKAETAAKHGEEQVKIWRRSFDIPPPSMDKDHPYHSIISESRRYKNLKAGELPTCESLKDTIARALPFWNDVIAPEIKAGKNVIIAAHGNSLRGIVKHLEGMSDAAIMELNLPTGIPIVYELDANLKPVKPMSFLGDEETVKKAMEAVAAQGKVKK
- the LOC133574666 gene encoding syntaxin-2-like, with amino-acid sequence MADATRGTYIMEEFFKTVGELGSLLQKMSCQVAEVEKRQSAILALSKPDKKRKEELELLNNEIKTAANLFRAKLKTSQGGVPVDGSGDGASVMQRIKKNQHEHLTRCFADVMTSHHKTQVAFREKCKAHIQRQLQIVDKVTTDEEMEEMLNCDNVTVFISDISLQARMSSEALSEIESRHEDIVRLEASIRELHEILSDTALLLEIQGELVNSIEKNVARAADYVEVSKAQAHKAVIYKKNPTKIVSLPSFLKSFRRQTSAKATTGPSTSHLDNKDRNTDAL